GGATCATGGCCCGCAATTTAAACACCCTTATTATAGGATTTCACCAGATAAGGAGTGGGTGAGAGCAACAGATTTCACTCCGTCATATTCAATAGGCCAATCTTCTGTAGTTTGCTTGATTATTGGCCACACATGTCTTCCAAATTTTCTGCGGCAGTTTTCTTGCCCTTACAAGCAGAGGTCAGATGGACTCAGATTGGTGCAAGGCGATTCTTATTCTATCCACTTGGACTACAAACTCGTACCTATTGTTGAAAGTCTTGATCTGCCATATGAGATAGTTTACAAGATCAACTCATTGGTTCAGAGAGGGAAGCTTGTTGGTCCAAATCTagataaatttttttatcatttgATGAATCTGAAATCTCAGCAGAGGTGGCAAATAGAATTTGCTTTGGATAGATTGGGGGATGTGAGAGATACTTGTTATGATCCTTGCTCTTGGCTAGAGGACTTCTACTCCAATCCTGTCACATCAAAGTCTGCCACAAGTTCAAGTCATAATGCTGCAGCTATGGTTCCTAACATTTTAGTCACACCCTCAAAGGTTTACTTTAATATTCCAAAGTGCATGTCCAATCGTGTACTACGTATAGTGTTGCAGAGTCATCCGCATCTGATTGGTAACTTCCTTCGAGTATCTTTTGTTGAGGAGAATATGAGCAAGTTATATTTCAACAAAGATGATGTTGAAATCAAAGAAAGAATTCTTGCCATCTTGAGAAATGGTTTAAGAATTGCCGAGAAGAAGTTTGAGTTTCTTGCATTCACAGGAAGTCAATTGCGCAATAATTCTTTGTGGATGTTTGCATCTACACCTGAGCTTACTGCATCGTCCATCAGAAAAAAATTGGGAAACTTCAGCCATTTGAAGAATCCGGCTAAATATGCAGCAAGGCTAGGTTTATCTTTTGGTGAGTCAGTTGAGGCAGCACATGTGACGTGTGATGAGTATGAACATGTTGAGGATATCATTCGTGGCAAGTTTGTCTTCTCTGATGGGATTGGGAAGATATCTGAGAGTTTTGCTAGGAAAGTGGCCCGGGCATGTCACTTAAGTGAGACTCCGTCTGCATTTCAGATACGATATGCCGGTTACAAGGGTGTGGTAGCTATTGATCCTGACTTAAAGGAGAAGAAGCTCATATTGAGAGATAGTATGCGTAAGTATCAGTCACAGATCACGGCATTTGACATCTTGAGTCACAGTATGTATATACCGTATTTTTTGAACCGACAGCTGATCTTGCTCATGTCTTCTAGAGGAGTTGAGGATGAAGTCTTTTTGGAGAAGCAGAGATTGTTTATACAACAGTTGACAGAATTATCTATGAACCCTTCAACAAATGCACATGACATGGAGAGATATGCCGGAGAGAGGACAAACACTTTCAAGGAACTTGATTTTTTTGATAGACTTGATGAATCATTCAGAGATCAGCCTTTGAAGGTGATGAGAAATGAATCAAGAATCTATATTCCTGATGGAAGAGTGATGATGGGGTGTTTGGATGAGACTGCTATATTAGAACATGGTCAAGTATTTGTCCAGTATAGTCAATTGGAGTCTTGCGGATTTGATGAGAgaagcaagaaggaaaaaaagagcaTCATCGTGAAGGGAAATGTAGTTATTGCTAGAAGTCCATGTCTGCATCCGGGAGACTTGCTTGTTTTAACGGCTGTGGATATTCCAGCTCTACATCATATGGTGGACTGTGTTGTATTTTCACAGAATGGAGAAAggtaaatttctttttttgttgcATTTAGGCATATGGTATTCTGTGCTACACATTATTGTCTATTGTGTGCATTTGGACTCTGGAAAAGAGCAGATATGGATTACTTTTATTGAACCAAACTTTTGCTTTTCCAAATTAGAAGTTGTACTCCTTTTCCTTTTAAACATTTGTAGATGTGATTCGTTAGCAATTTTGCAATCAATTGCAAAGGGCTATTTTTTCTCGCTTCACTAAATTATTTACAAATATTTCATGCATACATGTTGTTGATTTGATTCTTATATATGTTTGTTGTTAGGCCTAATCCAGATAAAACCTCGGGAGGTGATCTTGATGGAGATCTTTATCATGTGTGTTGGGACCCAACTTTAATTCCTAGCCTACCATTTGATGCTGCGGATTATCCTGCATCAAAAAGTTCTGAATTAAATGAGGTCAAGATTGAGGTAATTCGGAGATTCTCTCCCTCCATCTCTTCCCTCTGATCTGATAATACTTCTTGAATGTAGATTTTAATTAAACTATTGAGTATCACTGTTTCTGCCACTTTTTTACTCTGTCACCACTTTGAAATACACTTGGTTCAAACTATTGAAACATATTCAGTGGATTTCTCACCACTTCAAGAGGTTTTTCTCGATTACTGGGTTAAATGTTTGCGTTGGTGGctgtaaaaagaaaagaaagtgctGCTGGGTTAGTTGGACACTTTAGGGTTGTTCGGTTTGTTTTTTGAGAAGAGATGCTTGCCGTAAACTGAATCAGTATTTTTAAGAAACCTCAGTCAAAGCAATATTGAACCAACTACTTGAACTTCCACGCATCTCCTTATGTATTTGCTCTTCATAGGTTTAATTGCTTTGGTTCCACTCCTTTTTGTATTCCTGATTCCGTGCAAGCAGATTTGTTAGAAGAGCAACTCATTATACTCGATgcccattttcttttggttcaGGATGTTAAGAAATATTTTGTGGAATACATGTTAAAGGACACTTTGGGAAAAATTACGAATGCGTGGTATATTTCTGCGGATTTAAATGGAGAAGGTGCACGGAGTTCCCAGTGTTTAGACCTTGCACAGCTAGCTTCAAAGGCTGTTGATTCTGCAAAAAGTGGTGAAGATGTTTCCTTACCATTCTTTTATGGGACATACCCAGATTTCATGGAAAAGAATCCTAATCAGACCTATAAATCAAACAAAGTGCTTGGAAAACTTTATCGTCAGTGGAAGACCATGGTGCTAGATGAATCTTAGCTCAGGCTGTGCTGGAGGTAAATTTTCAACAGATGATCATGATGTACATTGTATAAATGTCATACTTGTGTATAATATATAAGTTTAACTCACCTAATTGTTTGCAACTATGTATAGTATGACATCAGATTTTTCATCGAGGTTAAATCTCTTTTGTAGGGTCTGGAACCATATTTGGATGGTAGCTCCACTTATTATGTATAACAAGTAGTTTCTCATTTCCTTCTTGAGGACTGTAGCACCGATTGGCAACAGCCAGGTAAATCATTGGCAACAAGTGCCCACTGACTCATTAATTCTATGGTGGTGTGCATGATGCACTATTTTAAATATTTGGGAATCAGAATACTTTTAGCTTCTTCTAACTAGAGTTTTATTTCAACTATCTGCAATCTTTTGAATATCAGTATTTGGTAATTGAAGATGTCATGATCTGTGATTTTAGCCTTAAGTATCTGGATATTGTCAAAATGAGAACCTTTATAACTATTGAGTGCAGTAACACATGAAAAACACAATCTTGGTAATTATACCATGCCACAGCATGGTACCTATGCTAGTAGCCTTATAATTTGTGGTAAATAGCTTATTGACAGCTATGTCTGACCTATAATTCACTGTGCCAATAATCTCATAGATGGCTGATCTATAATTCACTGTACCAATTATGTCATAGATGATTCATGTTTACTTggcttcttcatttttcttaaaATCATTTTCATAGCTAATTTACTTTATCAGTTCTTTTGAAGTCTAAACCATAGGAAGTTTGATATTTGCCTACTCGGTCACCACTTGAATCATAATTACAAAGCCTTAAACTTACTGAAGAACTAAAGAAGAACCAGTGATTCTTGGTAATTGCCAATCCTTAGATGAAAGTTGAATATATAGTAACTTCAGAGATTCTTAGTAAAAAGCTGGAGTTTATTAAAGTGGATCTTATGGTTAATACTTTTAAAGCTCTAGAAGAATGTTCAGCCTGAGAAGCAGTTTCAAAGGTGTGACTTCTTTGTCCAGAAGCTTTGTGCCttgagaaaaccaaaaaccaatatTCAGATCCGTCAATAGAATGTCCGTTTAAAATACACGTAAATTGTTTCTCCTCCAGGAATGTGGAATGGAGGTATACAATGAACAAGGTCCAGACTGTAAACAGGTGACCTATGACCTATCTGTGAATTTTGATATTGAAGGCTTGGAACATTGCCAGATGTTTTTTAGTAGGGagtgtcaaattttttttttacttaaaaTCCTTTCTGTTTTCCTGTTCTCCTTTTTTCTGGAAGTTCCTCGATTAGGTGATCTTTTAATTGTGTATTGCTTAATTAAAAGCCCTAGTTTTAGGGTGGGTACATGCTTATAAATGCATTGAAGATCCTTCAAACGAGTTCTCTTGGAGCCTTTGCAGACTAACTTGATATTATGCTTTAATTTAGTTATGCCAGCTTATACATACATGGTTATAAGCTGGTTATGTCTTGTCCCACCTGATATCTCTACATGACCTGCTTAAGCTCTAAGGTCATTATGGATGGACCATACTTATAATATAAAGCAACAAGCTAGTTGAAATGCCCTAGTATATGAAGGTCCTTCATATGCTATAAGAGTCCTTTAAGGTGGAATTTGGTATACCCTTACCTGCCAGAAAGGACTTTGATGATTTAGACTATGCATATCTAGCATTTGGTGTATAGTAAATCCTTCAAACTAGTTGTCTTAGTGAACGCGCAGAGTTAGAACTTGATGTATAGTAGATATACACAGACTAGTTTGCTTAGGTTGGTTGTGCTGACTTATATATACCTGCTTATAAGCCGTTTGTCTGGTCCCACAAGATATCTTTACCCTACCTGCTTATGAGCTGTAAGGTCATTGCGCATGGAGTATACCTATGATCTAGAGAAACAGGCTGGTTGCAAACCCTTTGAAATTTAATCTAGCTCATTCATGTGCCATGGAAGTACCTTATTGTGACATTTATGTAACTTTACGCACCATAAAGGATCGGATGATTCATACACTTGGTAAGAATAATGTTTGTAGTGTATAAATTTCAGTTATATGTTATGCAGATTCTAGCTTACATTCAGGCACATTAGAAACTTCAGTTGGAAATTGCTACATCAGGTCACTTGATTGGCGCGGAGATGAGTATAAAGAGGAACCGACCCAGTGAAGAACTGATCTGCTGTTACTACAACTAATAAATagtctgattcaattttgaacttctgggaAAAATATTATCCTTATTAAACAGTTGTATCCTCGGTTTCTGTAAACCTACTTGAGTAGAAAGACTAACGTAGATTCTTTTATACATATCATGGGCGTTACTGTTTATGGTGCATATAGACTGTTTAGAATGACCTTGCCAtatttccatcatttttatCTATATTAAGAGAACCTGTTACGCTTGGCCTTATCtatttaaacaagaaaaaaggtAAAAGAAATGTGAGAGCAAAAGGGGTCGACttgtttattttataattttattattattgcaTAAAGCTCAAGCTCTGTAACTTTAATTCAGTTTAGAGAAGTCTGTATGCTATATGCTAGTAAATCCAAGAGGCCAGAGAAAAACTGCAATCCAAGAGGTACACTTGTGTTAGGCTAAGCACAGTATCGTGATGTATGCCTATGGCAATAAAGAGGTGCAGTGGACTTAGAGTAAGCACTGATATCGAATTGACATAAGAGATATGTTCCCTAACTTTTGAAGCTTGAAGGGAGCTTAGAATGATAAATGCTTTATAGCTTTTGAATTTTTAGATACAGTAATTATTGTTTTTCTGGTTCTTGAGATCAGTTTTCTGCTTTAGATCTGTTGAAATATGATTTCTATTGCCCCTGTGAAATGAGATGCATCTGTTTAATAATTGAGGCCTTCATTTCCTTTTGATTTTTTCAATCAATAGTTGTAGGAATATGCCtgagataaatatatatattttcttctttttactgGAATATCGTCTCTTCTTGCTCCTTGTTATTTAGATTTCATATATAAAAATGCACAGTTTTAGCCAGAATGAAGTGTAAAGGAAATAGGTCAAGTCTGCGCCGActggccctttttttttttgtctttttgtttttcttcagaACTGCCTTTGAAAATGTCTGCTTACTACTGAATAAATTGCAATGCTTTGACTTAAACtctactttttttattttttatcatggTATGGTATATTTGTAAAAGATGGCCGGAACAGTATTAGTTTACTTGATCATAATGgagtttttgtttatttgtaTTGGAAAGAACagacttcatgatttgaacttTTGCTTTTCGATCCCTTAAAAACCTGCAATGACCTATAAAAATTTGAAGAATTAGTGTTCTAACTTGGAAGTTCTCTTAAATAGAAGTCGTATTCAATGCTTTCAGTCAGCTGTGTTCAAAATGACCTGATGTTGAACCTGTCTGCAAGGTGCAAGGCGAATTAAACTATCATTGATTCTGGTAATGGCTAGGGGAGAAGCTTATTTATGGATATTGTGGAGATTGGGTGATAATAGCTATGTAGGCCTGGAATTGGACCTGCTGGTTTTCTTTACcttcttgtttttggtttttcatattCTAGTTTGAATTTATTTCTTCGCACCATTAAGTTCAAGATTGAGAATTCTAAGGTCTCCTTGTCAAGGGATATAAATTTTTTGGTTTCTCTAACAACGTGCCCAAGGTGTTAAGGTTATTGCTGTCTACTGTACAACTGAGGATATATACAGCTTGTTCAACTAATATTACTGTGAACTTAAGTTGGTTTCTCTAAACTTTTACTTTTGCGTGAGTAAACAAAATGCTAAAAAGTTGTATATAATCCTCGGTTTCTGTAAGCATGCTTGAGTAAAAGTTAGAGAAACTGATGCAGGTTTAATTCACACACGAGTATGTCTGTTTATGCGACTATTGTCTGCGAATTTCTCCCTAAATTAGTAGCAGTGATACAATCAGCCATGGACAGAGAATTCCTCCTTAATGGGTTGTCCTTCACATGATACATGGTGGTGGTTGAATTTCGGCTTTCCCATAATCCTATCCCACATTGGATTAATTTCCTTGCAAGATTAGGTTGTGTTTTTGAACAGGTTTGCTAGGTAGTTGTGTTTATCCTTTTAGTATACATTACTCCATATAAAGCATCCTTTAAATTCAAATCATAAAGCAAAGCAAAGATATCAAGCAATTGTCTATTACACTTTGGAACCCTGTGCATGCTACCGTTGTTTGGCTCATCAGGCTAAAAACTCTTTAGCCCTCAACCACAAACAAAGATACATGGAAAATGCAGAAGATGATGTTCCAAAGCTACATATGCTCGGAAATACTCCCAAGGCTACCTGCAAAGTCTCTGATGCGTTTTCGGTGTGTTTGCAAGTCATGGTTTGATTTCGTCACCAGCAACCGTTTATTTCAAAGCATCCACCTAAAgtaccacccccccccccccccccccccccccacaacaCTCACATAGGAGGATGTGTCCTTGACTTTTTCTATTCTGACCAAAAAGAAGGCTCAAAGCACTACGTACGTCAAAGCACTACGTCAAAGCCAGCCAAAAATCCATGACAAAGTGTAAAAGTTCCGCAGAATCTCAAATATatgtattatgctattgttgtCAATATGGTGTTCCCATTTTCATAGTTAATCCCTTAACCAGAAAGTCTATTTCCATTCCGTATCCTGCTGAACATAATATCAGCTAGGAGGATAAGTAGTGAAGGAAAGTATTTTGGGTTTAGTCCTCGCACAAAATAATCATCCTAGCTAAAACATTTCAGCGCGGAGAAGCTTATCCTCCATCAACCACTTATTTATGTTTAAGGTTTTTACACTGGGTACGGGTTTATGGAGGAACTTAAGAGGTAGACTGGGATGCACTCTCATTGGATCCTCTTCAATCTTGGAACTTCCATCGTACTAAAAGCGTATGTGTCGATGGGGCCATACACTGGTTAAATAGAAATCGTGGTGGCATATTGGCTCTTGACGTTGCAGATGAGAGATTCAGAGTCATTCCACTTCCTCAAGTTGAAGCGGACGATAAGTTGCAGATTATTGAAGTAGATGGATGTCTAGCCGTAGTGTGTGACTGGAAACTACAACAGATGGTGTTATGGATTTTGAAGGACTACGAAAAGCAAGTCTGGGTTAAGGAGACTATTAAGTCTTTCCCTCCAGGGTACCCGGTTGTCAAATCTCCTCAATGTACCAACCACATATAGGTGAGCTCTTATTTGATTCGAGACGCTACAAATACCAGGATATATAATCATCACTTATATGACATGAAAACCAGAACGTATCGGATCAGTCCAATCATTTCGGCCAAATTGTTACGTCAGCCTTATTTCTGCTCTTCCTCTACTAGTTGTAGTCCATGCATAGTTCCCTTTGGATGAGTAACTGTCTTAACATGAGAACTGCCGATCTCCATCGATCGACAATGTATGTATTATTTCATGAGTATACTTCTTTTTCTGGATGTTCCACGATTAGGGGTGTTCTTTTAATCGTGTATTGTTTAAGTAAAAGCACAAGTTTTAGGGCGCGTACATGCTTATAAATGTATTATAGATCCTTCAATCCAGTTCTCTTGGAGCCCTTTGCAAACTTAGATCGAACTTGATACTTGCagcctttattttattttatatttgtatTATTATTGCATAAAGCTAAAAGTCAGTTAAAAGTTTCCTTATTCACACCTtctgtatgtatatgtatatactaGTACACTTTAAATCCAAGAggccagaaagaaaaaaaactacaatCCAAGAGGTACAATTGTGTTAGGCGAAGCACGGTATCGTGATGTATGCGTATGACAATAAAGAGTTAAGTCAGAGTAACCACTGATATCGAATTGACATAAGAGAACAAACTTCGTGCAtggtttgaacttttgcttTTCGATCTCTTAAAAACCTGCAATGACCTATAAAAATTTGAAGAATTAGTGTGCTAACTGCTAAGTTGGAAGTTCTCTTAAATAGAAGTCGTATTCAATGCATTGCCCCCTAATGAAaggttttgaatttatgtaatctcctcttttttttttccctcaatcaaagttttaaTTGTCTAATTTTAGTAAGATTAGTCCTCCTTTCAAGTCCTCAAAATTTATTGGTTCTATTGCCCCCAAtgaaatgttttgaattgatataatcttttttttccctcaatcaaagttttatttgtctaactATACTTCATTGCTAGATGAACTGACCTAACCAactctctctgctagggtttctcgcAGAAGCCTTCTTCTTCGACAAAACTCCCCAAACTTGACTAGAAATCCATGGTGACTTCCTCTGCTCGTATCATGGCTGGTTCCAATGGGGGTCAGCGCGGGTGTCTCTTGGGCCAGCAGGATCGGAGGCGCTGCAGTCCAATCATTGGTACATGGTTGGTCGCTTGTTAGGGCCAAAAGCTCGGTTTCCCGGCTTTAAAGGAACTATCTCCTACATATGGCATATCAAATCGGGTCTCACGATCCAGGATGTGGGTGATCACTTCTTGTTCCAGTTTGACTGTGAAGCTGATCACAACCGTGCTTTCCACGGTGGACCTTGGTTTTATAGGAATACCTGGATGATGTTTGAATTCTCTGCCACAATTGAACCTGAGATCACTCTGATCTATGAAAAGGTAAAGGGGTTCTGTAGAGATTGTGGTTTGTTTGAGCATGATGCTATGGGGTGTGATGGTTTCCTCATGGAAGGAGCAGTCGCTTCAAGGGCCGCAGGCTGCTGCAATGGCCAATCTGTCACTGGAGGGGCAACGTACAGACTCTGTTTCGGGTGAACGTCTGATCCAGAGGCCTAATCCAGAAGGAGGGGACAGAGGCAGGTATGGAGTTGGTGGCATCTCTAGAGTTGGAGGGGGTACATGGGATCATGCGGATGTGGAAGACCATGCATTACTATATGATGTTGGTCTGGTTCAGTCCAAAAACTTCGGTGCTCCAAACTACACTGAACAGCTCCTCGTTGGATTAAGTGAAGTCAATTGTTTCAAGAATTGGGCTTTAGTTCCAACCAAACGAGTGCCTAAGGTGATTACCTTGCAGCATGTCCCGGCAACTAAGAAGAAGATGTCTATAGGTTTGCAGGTTTCAGAGTTGGTTCTCGTGGGCTCAAAACGCAAGGCAGCGTTTGAGCTTGCTAGGGCAAGGAAAAGGTATTTAGCTCTCCCCTCTTCTGAATTGCAATTGCAAGTCGATGGAAATACTACTCTGATGCTGCAGCACAAGAATGGTAAAATCATTGTATCcccaagaagaagaaacttgGGCACCCTCGTGGTAGTAAGAATAAACCCAAATTGCTCGAGTCCTTGGGTTGGACGAGAAAGTGAAGAAAACTCAAAACTGGAAGAGCCAGGTGGACAATACTGTTGAAGTTGGAGTTGTTGAGAAGGCCATTGAGACAGAGATTTCTAAGGCGGATGGTGGAGAGAAGGAAGTGGTCATGGAAGGGGAATCTACTCCCCAAATTTCAAatgttatttaattttctttacaGGTCACAAAGATTAACTTCTCTGAGGATTCATCTTACTATTTTGCTTCGGAGGATTATGATCTTTGTTTGGAATAATGGTGTGTAATTTttcttaaaaggtgggtgtactagggGTTTCCTGGGtcttattcttgttttaaaattGGTATTTAGAGTTCCttaaggaacgattctttctatCGACCCCATAAGGGTATttcatttttgtactgcttgctgaattaatacaatgggctgacctcttttcttcaaaaaaacGTTTTATTTGTCTGATTTTAGGGAAATTATTCTCCCtctccccaataaactttttttgccctccaataaaaatttatttggttttattggggggcaataaaagtcttTGGCGACCTCTCCGGTGACATATAAGatctccaatgacttctttcAGGTTCTCCAGTGAGATTTTCGGAGAAGTCCGGCAGCCTGTCACTGGACTACCGCGAAGTCTCtaatggcttctctctctctatgtgacGAAGGAATGAGggcaaaatattctcaaaaacaaaattagaaaaaaaaaaaaaaaaaacttaattgggtattagtgAACAACTTATAAGAGTTATTATTGGTAAGTGGGGAAAAAAATAAGTGAGTGGTATAAGAGGGGAAAAATTTGTAAAATTAGTGTCAAGGGACAAAATCCCATTTTTTGTTTATCGGGTAAAAACCGTATCATTGCAGGGAAAATTGGCTATTTGTGTCCAAACAGGTCCCAATTTTATAAAGATTTTGCATTTTAAATTCATGACTGGATCCCACATTATCTCTCAAAAATTTAGGCCTGGAGTTGATTGATTGGGAAGCCCAAAAGAGGTTTTAAGCATTTTATTTCGCTGATTACATAAAGAACGGCATAAACTCAGCGTCGTGATGAATCATGTTGGGTATGGTGCTTGAAGGCTGTTGATAAACCAAGATGGTGTTAACCATCAATTGGTCATCAAATATATAATTGTACCTCACCTCTCCAATCTCCCATGATTCTATAAAATCATAGGGAATCCAAACCTGAACTCCATAATAGATGTGCCGAGTGAGAAGAGAAGCATGTGTTTGGACTTTTTCATACATAACATGATGTTCATGAAGTATTTTTCCTTCTTCACATAGCCCATGAAGCTTTTGGATATCCAAAATCGCGAGTCCACAGTCTCAAGTGAGGGCCGATAGATGCTCGATAAAGGGGAGTGTACAAAACTAAATTTGTACAAAGAACCACAACTCCAGAAATACTCTCAGTGAAAGGATTCCAATATGACTTTGTCACAGGACGCCAATATGGAATATCAATAGACATTGGCAGGTGAGGAATGCAATCACAGTTTCCAAATAAAAGTACCTTGTAGTTCTTCTGCAATCATCAAATAGCACATCAGATTTTCATCGAAATGAACCTTCTTTTGGGTGATTATGAATTCAATAAatgataattaagacattttGTATCCGGAGCAGAAGCAGGTAAAATTGACCCCCACAAGTGGACTCGTTCTTTGTCAAATTGAAGACTTGCATGAATCGGATCTGAAGATGAGGTTTGGTGATGAATCCCATCAGAAGAAGCCGAGTTCAATTGAACAGAGGTATCTTTGTTTAATGAAATGTagtttttgtattatttgaatttcaagtttgTTTTTTTGTGTCCCTATCAATTCAGTCTTTCTATTTCATCCATGGATTTTATAGTTGATGAGTACTGGAACGGAGCTATCCATGGATTTTTGCAATTTTTCTGCTCATAACCATAGCATACATGTACGAGGGAACTATCTATGGTTATTTTTTTGCAAATTCATTGGTTACAAGCATACAATACAAGCTTTACAAATATTAAACCATAAATTTTAGGTAAACAAAAAATTTGTCATGCTAGTTTAAACAACGGATTTTTTTTTGTGACATGTTTTGTTGGACTTGTGCTCCTAGCTCATTAGAGGCAGATAGTCAGAGGGGAGAAGACGAAGGAGATGTGGTATTCCTTTGCATTTTTGAAACAAGGAAGTTTTGCTTCCCCTTTCTTGCTT
Above is a genomic segment from Rosa chinensis cultivar Old Blush chromosome 3, RchiOBHm-V2, whole genome shotgun sequence containing:
- the LOC112191540 gene encoding RNA-dependent RNA polymerase 1; this translates as MGPEDATCEEISNHNERLSRTVKVFGFPCTNKDAEETSPDDMSAQLTGTVVKSSVEIITGKESVDFVGLEEVNPKSNRYRYDAVVRFSNTNQANTLIQWAASGILCYGHCRLKAEKYVRDNVPRSKTPNPCMENLTMHFGCQTKDTDFYSLWGADNVSMAHEVDPRRLTFIMEDKLTQYKLQFYDAGIHEFELRCPRVNLEDDDGSSFATYLLMKLKEAPRIFKEVDHGPQFKHPYYRISPDKEWVRATDFTPSYSIGQSSVVCLIIGHTCLPNFLRQFSCPYKQRSDGLRLVQGDSYSIHLDYKLVPIVESLDLPYEIVYKINSLVQRGKLVGPNLDKFFYHLMNLKSQQRWQIEFALDRLGDVRDTCYDPCSWLEDFYSNPVTSKSATSSSHNAAAMVPNILVTPSKVYFNIPKCMSNRVLRIVLQSHPHLIGNFLRVSFVEENMSKLYFNKDDVEIKERILAILRNGLRIAEKKFEFLAFTGSQLRNNSLWMFASTPELTASSIRKKLGNFSHLKNPAKYAARLGLSFGESVEAAHVTCDEYEHVEDIIRGKFVFSDGIGKISESFARKVARACHLSETPSAFQIRYAGYKGVVAIDPDLKEKKLILRDSMRKYQSQITAFDILSHSMYIPYFLNRQLILLMSSRGVEDEVFLEKQRLFIQQLTELSMNPSTNAHDMERYAGERTNTFKELDFFDRLDESFRDQPLKVMRNESRIYIPDGRVMMGCLDETAILEHGQVFVQYSQLESCGFDERSKKEKKSIIVKGNVVIARSPCLHPGDLLVLTAVDIPALHHMVDCVVFSQNGERPNPDKTSGGDLDGDLYHVCWDPTLIPSLPFDAADYPASKSSELNEVKIEDVKKYFVEYMLKDTLGKITNAWYISADLNGEGARSSQCLDLAQLASKAVDSAKSGEDVSLPFFYGTYPDFMEKNPNQTYKSNKVLGKLYRQWKTMVLDES